The sequence ATTGGGAAATGCCGCTTCTACTCCGCCATTAAAGAAAAAAGTTACATGAGCATATTTTTCTGTTTCAGCAATCCTCAGCTGGTTTAATCCGGCCCTGGAAACAACTTCTCCCAAAATATTGTTCAAAGATTGAGGCCCAAAGGCTACATGGGCAAAATCAAATTTAAGGTCATACTGGGTCATAGTGGTATAAAATATATTATTTAAAACCTTTTTGCGTTGAAAACCGGCAAAATCCTCCACATTTATTGCTTCGGACATTTCCCGGGCACGGTCTGCGCGATAATTAAAGAATATAACTGCGTCATTATCTTTGATTATTCCGTTCTTGTTGATAATAACAGGATTAATAAATTCATCGGTTTTCTGGTCCTTATAAGAATCTTCAACTGCCTGCAAAGGATCAACTGCAACCGGCGCGTCTCCAGCCACCAGCATATTATATGATTTTTCCACTCTGTCCCAGCGTTTATCACGGTCCATAGAGTAATACCTGCCGGAAACAGTCGCAACTTCACCTATACCGATCTCTTTCATCTTTTCCATTACCTGTTTCAGATAGCTTAATCCGCTGTCAGGCGGTGTATCACGACCATCCATAAATGCGTGAACGTAAACATTTCCCAACTTTTTCTTTTTGGCCAGTTCCAGAATTGCATATAAATGGTCCAGACTACTGTGAACTTTACCGTCGGAAATCAGCCCCATCACATGTAAAGATGAATTATTTACCTGGCAGTGGTCCATTGCTGCTGTTATAGCCTCATTGGAAAAAAAACTGCCGTTTTCAACGGATTCATCTATACGAACAATATCCTGATAAACAATACGTCCGGCACCTATATTCAGATGCCCTACTTCAGAGTTGCCCATTATACCTTTGGGCAGTCCCACGCTGCGGCTGGATGCTGTAAGTTGGGCATGAGGATAATTTTGAAATAATGAGTAAAGGGTAGGGGCAAAAGCAGTAGCAATGGCATTACCTTCCTTTTCTTTGCGTAATCCCATCCCGTCATTGATCATGAGCAGTACAGGTCTTTTATCGTCTGATATTATTTTGTTTTTTATCGGCATTCTCTAACTCCTCCATCTTTTTATATCACGTCTATTTTAACCGAAAATCATTAGGGCTACTATGAATAATTTCAACCCTAAGCTCCAGTTAAAACAAACAATTTCAGCTAAGTCAAAATATTATCGAAAATAATAATAAAAAATTGCGCAAAATATTCAACCATTTTTCCTGGTACTTATCTGAAGTTTTTAAATTGCAGTACAATGCCAAGGTCTTTATTTTTCAAAAGCCCCATGGTTTCTTGCAGCGTATCGATTTTAGGTGACGATACCCTGACTTTGTCATCCATGATCTGAGTATTTACCTTAAGTTTTGATTCTTTAATAAAAGTTGTGATTTCCTTGGCTTTTTCCTTGCTCAGCCCTTGCTTGATAAGCACTTCCTGCTTAACATTGCCGCCAAGCGCGTGTTCTTCTTTTTGATAATCCAGAAATCTTAAACTGATATTACGCCTGGTAAGTTTGTTTTCCAGGATATCTTTTACATTCTTCAGCTTCATATCATCATCTGCCAGAAGTTCTATCTTTTTGTCTGCCCTGACGACCTTGCTGATACTGCCCTTAAAATCAAACCTGGTGGAAATTTCTTTCATGGCCATATTAACAGCATTATCAATTTCACTTAAATCTGCGCAAGATTCTATATCAAAGGTATGATTGTCTGCCATGTGAAAAATTATACCACAAACAAATTCTTTTAAAAATTAGTTAATTTCCCGAGTAATTTTTTTCGATATATTACTGAAGAAAAATTATGGTCAAACAAAAAATCATAGCCCAGCAGCATGGTCCCAATCCCTTTTTCAGGATGGAATATTTATCCAATTCCCTGATGTATGAGCTGCATAACTCTATTATTGTTCCGCTTGACTTACAGTCTTTAAATACCATACAAAGAATAGCGTTTGCCATCGAAAAAGAAATAAACAAGGACCCTGACAGAGAAATTGTAGAAATTTTGAAAAAGGTCAAATCCCCCTGTGTTACAGAGCTGCTTCAGGACTTATCAAAAAAACCTGTAGTTAATCTCAGACATAACCTTGCCTTCAAGGCGTTGGTCCTTGTGGTCAGAAACTGGCCGAAAAAAAATTATCACGTACATATCAGTGATCTTATTGACGGAGAGTTTGTTATGAAACAAACAGGCGCAAGGCCAGTGTTAAAATACAATTACCGTACCTCCAGGCTGCATAATAATGACGACTGGATACAAAATACAGATCAATTTATTGCTGCCTATAAGTATGTTTTAAAGCAGATGCAGGAAGACAATAACCTGTGGGCACAAAGTCGTATAAATCCATACAAAAAATTTAACGGCAAAAGTCATAAATCTCGTCTGATAAATATGCATCCTTTTTTGCATAAACTGCAGTTAACAGCTCAGGACTTTTCAGAACATCAATACAATGAAACCGGCCTGAAACCTGAATATAAATTCCTGGCCAGTTTGAATCGCCGCAAATATGCCCGCGAAAACCCGCAGCATTTTCTGGATATTATTGATCAGCTGGTAGATATAAAACAAAAACATAAAGGTTCTCAGCTTGATGATTATCTATATGGAATTGATATCTGCGGCGGAGAAATTATGGACTGGGAGTGGCAAAATAATCAAAGAACAGAATATGGCTGGAAGCTTTTTGAAGCTTTGAACCGGGCAGCAGATAGCGGCCTGCAGATTGTTACTCATCTTGGCGACATGAAAAATTATAATGAAAAATATCTGCAGGACTTTATAACAAATCCCGAACGGATCATTATCTCCATGCTGGATTACTTTAAGTCATACATTGAAAACCTTAACTGTTTGACCAGAATAGCTCATGCCACGGTTTTGCATGACCGATTTGGAGTTAAGGATTATATAAAAGAACGGCAAAAAGCTATCCTTAAAATTATCAAAGACAAAGGAATAATCCTGGAAAGATGTTACTACGATGACATCAGGACATTAAAAGATCTGCAGTTTAAAACCCCTGTATACAACTGGAAAAAACAAAGCATCAATTTTGTACTTGGAATAGATGGCTTTATCCATGATACCAAAGGGCATTACGATTTTAAGACTGCTCCGGATTATGACGCAATTTCCCTGTCGCAATGGCTGATACTGCTGATGCTTGCAGCTCCCAAAAATGAAGGCTGGACAGTAAATTATGTTAGATCGAAAACTTCGATGAAATAAAATGAATTGGAAAACGATGAATTTATGAGTATACCTATGTACAAACTAATTGCCCAAAAATTACCAGACACTTCAATTTTAGATACCGAAAGTATCATCCAGGCCATTGCTCAACGCGATAACCGGCAAAATAGTATC is a genomic window of Candidatus Margulisiibacteriota bacterium containing:
- the gpmI gene encoding 2,3-bisphosphoglycerate-independent phosphoglycerate mutase, whose amino-acid sequence is MPIKNKIISDDKRPVLLMINDGMGLRKEKEGNAIATAFAPTLYSLFQNYPHAQLTASSRSVGLPKGIMGNSEVGHLNIGAGRIVYQDIVRIDESVENGSFFSNEAITAAMDHCQVNNSSLHVMGLISDGKVHSSLDHLYAILELAKKKKLGNVYVHAFMDGRDTPPDSGLSYLKQVMEKMKEIGIGEVATVSGRYYSMDRDKRWDRVEKSYNMLVAGDAPVAVDPLQAVEDSYKDQKTDEFINPVIINKNGIIKDNDAVIFFNYRADRAREMSEAINVEDFAGFQRKKVLNNIFYTTMTQYDLKFDFAHVAFGPQSLNNILGEVVSRAGLNQLRIAETEKYAHVTFFFNGGVEAAFPNEDRILIPSPKEVATYDLKPEMSANEVTEKLLEAIESGKYDLIILNFANCDMVGHTGFMKAAIKAVETVDYNMSLIIPKILEHDGIVLVTADHGNAEQMTGPDGKPMTAHTTGPVPIILVSKRTELQKGRIRLEDGILADISPTILQLLDLPQPPEMTGKSLIKPLN
- a CDS encoding YajQ family cyclic di-GMP-binding protein yields the protein MADNHTFDIESCADLSEIDNAVNMAMKEISTRFDFKGSISKVVRADKKIELLADDDMKLKNVKDILENKLTRRNISLRFLDYQKEEHALGGNVKQEVLIKQGLSKEKAKEITTFIKESKLKVNTQIMDDKVRVSSPKIDTLQETMGLLKNKDLGIVLQFKNFR